A genomic segment from Triticum dicoccoides isolate Atlit2015 ecotype Zavitan chromosome 1A, WEW_v2.0, whole genome shotgun sequence encodes:
- the LOC119268573 gene encoding TPD1 protein homolog 1A-like has protein sequence MRASSSSATPAARATAAWAVVLLAALCSVSLASASVDSVSLAPASVDAGFSPTPAAPAPTPGSSAAPPRPPYRAVLPRKVLRPAGTDVDLGAVRPHRVDEGCAGKEDIAIYQGRGTTLPSGVPAYTVDVMNRCSGGDGDCAIAGIHVRCGWFSSVSLVDPRKFRRLARDDCLLNDGQPLLAGETISFEYSNSFPYQLSVAVATCVDPAAATSP, from the exons ATGAGGGCGTCCTCTTCGTCCGCTACGCCGGCGGCTCGTGCGACCGCAGCATGGGCCGTCGTACTGCTCGCCGCGCTCTGTTCCGTCTCCCTCGCGTCCGCGTCCGTCGACTCCGTCTCCCTCGCGCCCGCCTCCGTCGACGCAG GATTCTCGCCGACGCCCGCCGCTCCCGCCCCTACCCCCGGCTCCTCGGCGGCTCCTCCGCGCCCGCCATATCGCGCCGTCCTTCCCCGCAAGGTCCTCCGCCCGGCAG GCACGGACGTGGACCTCGGCGCAGTCCGGCCGCACCGCGTGGACGAGGGTTGCGCCGGCAAGGAGGACATCGCCATCTACCAGGGCCGGGGGACGACGCTGCCGAGCGGGGTGCCGGCGTACACGGTGGACGTGATGAACCGGTGCTCAGGCGGCGACGGCGACTGCGCGATCGCTGGCATCCATGTGCGGTGCGGCTGGTTCAGCTCCGTCAGCCTGGTGGACCCGCGCAAGTTCCGGCGGCTCGCGCGCGACGACTGCCTCCTCAACGACGGCCAGCCACTCCTCGCCGGCGAGACCATCTCGTTCGAGTACTCCAACTCGTTCCCCTACCagctctccgtcgccgtcgccacctGCGTCGACCCGGCCGCGGCCACCTCCCCCTAG